From the genome of Suricata suricatta isolate VVHF042 chromosome 3, meerkat_22Aug2017_6uvM2_HiC, whole genome shotgun sequence, one region includes:
- the TNP1 gene encoding spermatid nuclear transition protein 1, whose product MSTSRKLKSHGMRRGRNRAPHKGVKRGGSKRKYRKSSLKSRKRGDDAYRSYRYHL is encoded by the exons ATGTCGACCAGCCGCAAATTAAAGAGTCATGGCATGAGGAGGGGCAGGAACCGAGCTCCTCACAAGGGAGTCAAGAGAGGTGGCAGCAAAAGAAAATACCGGAAGAGCAGCCTCAAGAGTAGAAAACGGGGAGATGATG CCTATCGCAGTTACCGCTACCACTTGTGA